A portion of the Thermosediminibacter oceani DSM 16646 genome contains these proteins:
- the tyrS gene encoding tyrosine--tRNA ligase, translating into MRPEEQLEILKQNAVEIIFEEELLNKLKRSYETKKPLRVKLGLDPTAPDVHLGHAVVLKKMRQFQDLGHEVILLIGDFTGMIGDPTGKSETRKQLSREEIMENARTYKEQVFKILDPGKTRIAFNSEWLGRMSFEDVLKLASKYTVARMLEREDFSQRFKEGRPISIHEFFYPLMQGYDSVALEADVELGATEQKFNILMGRTLQKEYGQEPQVAMLMPILVGIDGKRKMSKSLGNYIGVSEPPDEMYGKVMSIPDEVMMEYYRLATYVDPEEIDKIEKGIKEGNINPRDAKMRLAREIVKIYHGDEEALRAEENFVRVFQKKDLPDEIPEFKIDEGKVWLPKLMTLSGLCSSNSEALRMIKQGAVKINGEKISDAMDLEISSPVVLQVGKRKFVRVVRS; encoded by the coding sequence TTGAGACCTGAAGAACAACTTGAAATCTTAAAACAAAATGCGGTTGAGATCATATTCGAAGAAGAATTGCTTAACAAATTAAAAAGGTCTTATGAAACCAAAAAACCTCTGAGGGTCAAACTTGGTTTAGACCCTACAGCGCCGGACGTTCACCTGGGCCACGCTGTTGTACTGAAAAAAATGCGCCAGTTTCAGGATCTGGGGCATGAGGTTATATTGCTGATCGGTGATTTTACCGGAATGATAGGAGATCCTACGGGTAAATCGGAAACCAGAAAACAGCTTTCCAGAGAAGAAATAATGGAAAACGCCAGGACCTACAAGGAACAGGTTTTTAAAATCCTCGATCCCGGTAAGACCAGAATAGCATTCAACAGCGAATGGCTGGGACGTATGAGTTTTGAAGATGTCTTAAAGCTAGCATCTAAGTATACCGTAGCCCGTATGCTCGAAAGGGAGGACTTCAGCCAGAGATTTAAGGAAGGCAGGCCTATATCAATTCACGAATTTTTTTACCCGCTGATGCAAGGTTACGACTCGGTCGCTTTAGAAGCCGACGTAGAACTGGGTGCCACCGAACAGAAATTTAATATACTGATGGGTAGGACATTGCAAAAAGAGTACGGACAGGAACCGCAAGTGGCTATGCTCATGCCCATCCTCGTGGGGATTGACGGCAAGAGGAAAATGAGTAAAAGCCTTGGAAATTACATAGGTGTCAGTGAACCACCCGACGAGATGTATGGGAAGGTTATGTCGATTCCCGACGAGGTCATGATGGAATACTATAGGCTGGCAACATACGTCGATCCTGAAGAGATAGACAAAATAGAGAAAGGCATTAAAGAAGGGAATATTAACCCTAGAGACGCAAAGATGAGGCTGGCAAGGGAAATTGTAAAGATATACCACGGAGACGAGGAAGCATTAAGAGCCGAGGAAAACTTCGTGAGAGTATTTCAGAAAAAGGATTTACCCGACGAAATCCCTGAGTTCAAAATCGATGAAGGCAAGGTATGGTTACCAAAATTGATGACCCTTTCAGGTTTATGTTCTTCTAACAGTGAAGCTTTAAGGATGATAAAGCAGGGAGCAGTAAAAATAAACGGAGAAAAAATTTCCGATGCTATGGATCTCGAAATCTCATCTCCTGTAGTCCTTCAGGTGGGAAAAAGAAAGTTCGTGAGGGTAGTCAGATCATAA
- the yunB gene encoding sporulation protein YunB, protein MFGRPRWYRRIFTYKLINLYAILITIALITFLMLIFIERQIAPTVFAIAEARTRILATEAINRAVKEKIAKNVQYKDLITIHKDVSGQITLIQINTIEINRIETETTLEVVKALKEITMDGIQIPLGSVTGSKIFANLGPPINVSLYPVGTAHVHTSEAFEEAGINQTRHKIILDITAQVRVVRPFLSSSVEVKTNVPIAETIIVGNVPQTILDFKQ, encoded by the coding sequence ATGTTTGGCCGGCCCAGGTGGTACAGACGAATCTTTACATATAAATTGATTAACTTGTACGCCATTTTGATCACCATAGCTTTAATCACTTTTCTCATGTTAATCTTCATAGAAAGACAGATAGCACCTACCGTTTTTGCCATAGCCGAGGCCCGAACTCGGATATTGGCCACGGAAGCCATAAACCGGGCGGTTAAAGAGAAGATAGCCAAGAATGTCCAGTACAAAGATCTTATCACAATCCACAAAGACGTAAGCGGGCAGATTACTCTAATTCAAATAAATACTATTGAAATTAACAGGATTGAAACCGAAACGACTTTGGAAGTAGTGAAGGCACTTAAAGAAATAACGATGGACGGTATACAGATTCCTCTTGGGTCAGTAACAGGCAGCAAAATATTTGCAAATCTGGGTCCTCCCATAAATGTATCGCTTTATCCTGTAGGGACGGCGCATGTGCATACTTCGGAAGCTTTCGAGGAAGCGGGTATTAACCAAACGAGACACAAAATCATTCTGGATATAACCGCCCAGGTAAGGGTGGTTCGGCCATTTCTGAGTTCCAGCGTGGAGGTAAAGACCAACGTACCCATAGCCGAAACTATAATAGTTGGGAATGTTCCGCAGACCATACTGGATTTCAAACAATAA